From the genome of Burkholderia cepacia ATCC 25416:
CGTGCGGTTCCACGACGCGGTGCCGAACATCATGTCCCACCACGGGAACAGCACGCCGAAGTTGCAGCCGTACTTCGTGCCTTCGTGGCCGTAGCCGACCGCGTGGTGGCGCCGGTGGAAGATCGGGCTCACGAACAGGCGCTCGCCGAGCCAGCCGAACGACAGGCGCGCATTCGTGTGCTGAATGCTCTGCATGAAGTTGGTGAACGCGGTCAGCACGACGAACTGCGACGGCGTCACGCCGATCACGAGCGCGATCGCCGCGAAGAAGCACGACTGGATCACGTCGTCGAGCACGTGGTTGCGGTCGTCGCACCACAGCGACATCTGGCGCTGGCTGTGATGCACGGCGTGCAGCTCCCACCAGACGCCGAACTTGTGCTGCCAGCGGTGATACCAGTAGCCGGCGAAATCGAGCACGACGAGATAGATCGCGAACGCGACGATCGGCTTCGAGGTCACGCCCGGCCACAGGTAGTCGAGGTTGACGTTCGCGACCCCGTGCAGGCGCAGCCACGCCTGGAAGTTGTCGAACAGCGGCTGCAGCGCGAAGAAGAAGAACAGCGAATAGATGCCGAGCTTCGCGATCGCGGTGTAGATCACGTCGACCCGCACGGCACGGCGGTTCGTCCAGCGCTCGACGGGCCGCAGCGCCTCGAGCGGGCGCAGCAGCACGAACATCAGCACCATCTGCAGCGCGCCGACGATCACCCAGTACAGCGCGTCGTAGGTGTCCTCGTCGTAGTCCATCAGGTTGAACTTGAAGAGGAGCGGCTGCACGACGTCGACGTACAGCCAGGTCTGGATGTCCGATACGAACGCATCGATCAGGTGCAGCATCGTTCTCCCCCGCCCGTCACGCGCCGTTCGCGGCGCGCCACGGCGCGCGGTCGTAGAAGTAGATCCCGTGCGGCGAACGGCCGACGGCGATCGTCTGCACCAGCTTGCGCGACGCCAGGTCGATGATCCCGACCTTCTTCGCGAAGCGGAACGTCACCCACAGCGTCTTCTTGTCGGCGGACAGCTCCATGTCGTCCGGGCCCGGCAGCAGGCCGGTGATGTCGCCGACGTTGGTGAGCGTGTTCTCGTCGATGATGCTGATCGTGTTCGCGACCCGGTTCGTCACGGCAACGTGCGTGCCGTCGGCGAGCGAACGGAAGTTGTGCGCGCCCTTGCCGGTATAGATCTGCTTGACGACCTTCTGGTTGCGCCAGTCGACCACCGCGACGTAATCCGCGCCCGTCATCCCGACGAGCAGGTACTTGTCGTCCGGCGTGAGCCACAGGCCGGCCGGAACCTTGCCGACCTTCATCTTCCACTTGACCGTCTGCGTCGGCAGGTCGATCGCCGCGATCTCGCCGGACACCTGCAGCGACACGAGCAGCGTCTTGCTGTCCTTCGTGAACGCGAGGTGGCTCGGCATGACTTCGAGCGGCACGCGCTTCACGAGCTTCAGGTCGCGGCCGTCGTAGCCGTAGATGTCGACGCGGTCGAGGCGCAGGCCGGCGGCCGCGAACCACTTGCGGTCGGGCGAGAAACCGAGCTGGTAAGGATCGTCGATCCCTTCGACGGTGCGCTGCAGCTTGCCCGTCTTCGGATCGAGGAACATCAGGCTGTTCGAGACCGAATTTGCAACGATCAGCGACGAATTGTCGGGCGTTGCCATCAGATGGTGCGGTTCCTTGCCGGTCGGCATCGTGCCGACGACCTGACGGGTCTGCTGGTCGATCAGGGAAAGCGTCGCTTCGGCCGAATTGAGGATGATCACGTTATTCGCGTGGGCGGCGGGCGCCAGCACGGCGGCGGCCAGCGCGAGCGTGCGGCCGAGGGAAAGGAAAGTGCGCATGAAGACTCACGTCGTGGAACAACCGTCATTGTAAAACGTTCAACCGGCCCGGCCGGTTGACCTGGGCCGGCATTGCGCCACTTCGACGCACGCGGCGGCGTGCCCGGCCGGGCGGCCCGGCAAGCGCCGCGCGGCCGGCCGGGGCCCGCCGCCGGCGCGGAGCCCGGGAAGCCGATGTTGCGCTAGCGCTGCATCGACTCCCAGACCTTGTGCAGACGCTTGACAGAGACAGGCATCGGCGTGCGCAGTTCCTGCGCGAACAGCGAAATCCGCAATTCCTCGAGCAGCCAGCGGAATTCCGCGAGCCGCGGATCGGCGACGCCGCCGCGCTGCGACACCGCGCGCTGGTACTGCTGGGCGAGCGGCAGCAGGTCGGCCGACTGCTTCGCGTCGCGCGCCGGATCGGCCTTCAGCTTGTCGATCCGCAGCGCGATGCCCTTCAGGTAGCGCGGGAAGTGCGCGAGTTGCGCGTAGGGCGTATCGATCACGAAGCGCTTGCCGACCAGCGCGGCGAGCTGCTGCTGCAGGTCCGCATGCGCCTGCGCGAACGGTTTCGCCTGCGCGAGCTTCTTCACGAGCCCCGCGTATTCGGCCAGGACCTGCCCGACCAGCCGCGCGATTTCCTGCGCGAGCAGGTTCAGGCGGCTTCGGCCCTCGTCACGGCGCGCGTGGAAGCTCGCGTCGTCGTCGGGCAGCGGGTCCTGCAGGCACGCGCGGTCGAGCGCCGTGTCGATCAGCTGGTCGCGCAATTCGTCCTGCGTGCCGAGCGACATGTACTGCATCGCCATCTCGCGCAGGCCCGGCAGGTTCTTCTCGAGGAACTTGATCGGCTCCTTCAGCTGCAGCGCGAACAGCCGCCGCAGGCCGGCCCGGTGGATGCGCGCGGCCTCCTCCGGCGAATCGAACACCTCGACGTCGCAATGCGTGCCGCGATCGACGAGCGCCGGGTAGCCGTACAGCGTCTGGCCGCGCCGGCGGATTTCCAGCAGCTCGGGGAGCTTGCCGAAATTCCACGTCGTCAGGTTCTCGTACAGCGCCGTCGCGCCGGCTTCCGCCGGAGCGGACGTCTGCGGCGCCGCGCCCTTCGCGGGCTTCGGGCCGCGGCCGGGTGCGCCGGCCGGACCAGCCGCCGCCGGCGCCTGGCCGACCGGCTGACCCGCATCGCCCTCCCCGCCAGCCGCGATCGTCGACGCCGCCGCGATCTTCTGGAACTGCTGCTGCGCCTGCGCGCCCAGCTCCTGGCGAAGCTGCGCGAGATTGCGCCCCATCGCGAGCTGGCGGCCGTGCTCGTCGATCACCTTGAAGTTCATGAACAGGTGCGCGGGCAGCGTCTCGAGCTTGAAGTCGGCCGTTTTCATCGCGACCTGCGTCTCGCCGCGCACGTCGGCGATCAGCGCCTCGACGAGGCCGCCCGCGCCGAAGCGCTCGCGGCCCATCCGCTCGACGAAGCCGGCCGCGTACTCGGGCAGCGGCACGCAGTGCCGGCGCAGTTTCTGCGGCAGCGACTTCAGCAGCAACTGCACCTTTTCCTTCAGCATCCCCGGCACGAGCCACTCGCAGCGGCGCGCGTCGACCTGGTTCAGCGCATACAGCGGCACCGCGAGCGTCACGCCGTCGCGCGGCGTGCCCGGCTCGAAGTGATACGTGAGCGCCATCTCGACGCCGGCCATCGTCGCCCGCTTCGGGAACAGCTCGGTCGTCACGCCGGCCGCCTCGTGGCGCATCAGGTCGTCGCGCGACAGGTACAGCAGCCGCTGCTTGTCCTCGGGCTGGCCGCCCTTCTTCACCTCGTCGCGATACCAGCGCTCGAATGCGGCGCCCGTGTGGATACCCGCCGGAATCGCCTGGTCGTAGTACGCGTAGATCAGCTCGTCGTCAACCAGCACGTCCTGCCGGCGCGACTTGTGCTCGAGCTGCTCGATGTCGGCGAGCAGCTTGCGGTTGTGCGCGAAGAACGGCAGCTTCGTGTCGAATTCGCCTTCGACCAGCGCGCCGCGGATGAACAGCTCGCGCGCCCGCGCCGGATCCTGCTTGCCGAACGCGACGCGCCGGCGGTGGTAGATCGGCAGCCCGTACAGCGTCGCGCGCTCGAACGCGCTGACCTGCGCCGGGCGCTTCTCCCAGTGCGGCTCCGACAGCGATTTCTTCAGCAGGTGCGCGCCGATCTTCTCGACCCACTCCGGCTCGATCTTCGCGAGGCAGCGCGCGTACAGCCGGCTCGTCTCGACGAGCTCGGCCGCCATCACCCAGCGGCCGGCCTTCTTCGCGAGCACGGAACCCGGCCACAGGTAGAACTTGATCCCGCGCGCGCCGAGATAGTGCGGATCGTCATCGGCCTTCAGGCCGAGGTTGCCGAGCAGGCCCGTCAGCAGGGCCAGATGGACCTGTTCGTACGTCGCCTCGGCTTCGTTGAGCCGCCAGCCGTGCTCGCGCACGACGGTCAGCAGCTGCGAATGGACGTCGCGCCACTCGCGCAGCCGCAGGTGCGACAGGAAGTTCTGCCGGCATGCGTCGACGAGCTGGCGGTTCGACTTCTTGTGCGCGACCGCCTCTTCGAACCACGCCCAGATCTTCAGCCACTGCAGGAACTCGGAACGCTCGTCGGCGAACCGGCGGTGCGCCTGGTCGGCCTGCTCCTGCGCTTCGATCGGGCGGTCGCGCGGGTCCTGCACGGACAGCGCGCTCGCGATGATCAGCACCTCGCGCAGCGACTGCTGGTCGCGCGCGGCGAGAATCATCCGGCCGACGCGCGGGTCGAGCGGCAGCCGCGCGAGTTCGCGGCCGAGCGGCGTCAGCGCGTTGTCGTCGTCGACCGCGCCGAGCTCGTTGAGCAACTGGTAGCCGTCCGCGATCGCACGGCCGGGCGGCGGCTCGAGGAACGGGAACGATTCGATCGCCGTCAGGTGCAGCGACTTCATCCGCAGGATCACCGACGCGAGCGACGAGCGCAGGATTTCCGGATCGGTGAAGCGCGCCCGCGCCTGGTAGTCGCTTTCCTCGTACAAGCGGATGCAGATACCGTCGGCCACGCGGCCGCAGCGGCCCGCGCGCTGGTTCGCGGCGGCCTGCGAGATCGACTCGACCTGCAGCTGCTCGACCTTGTTCCGGTACGAATAGCGCTTCACGCGCGCGAGGCCGGTATCGACGACGTAGCGGATGCCCGGCACCGTCAGCGAGGTTTCGGCCACGTTGGTCGCGAGCACGATGCGGCGCGCGTTCGATGCCTTGAACACCTTGTCCTGGTCCGCTGCCGAGAGCCGCGCGAACAGCGGCAGGATCTCGGTGTGCGGCGGATGGTGCTTGCGCAGCGCCTCGGCCGCCTCGCGGATCT
Proteins encoded in this window:
- the hrpA gene encoding ATP-dependent RNA helicase HrpA; its protein translation is MSNVSKSPAPTRANTPSARHPDGAADAREQQGQPARQQQEKQAGKPADAPRGPRGDERRGDARQSAAKGAPQATGERSPRRARPPRAVVAPNPVPPITYPESLPVSGKRDEIARAIAGHQVVIVCGETGSGKTTQLPKICLDLGRGLGAGGTGLIGHTQPRRLAASSTGRRIAEELGTPFGEVVGYKVRFTDNLAPGASVKLMTDGILLAETQTDPLLKAYDTLIIDEAHERSLNIDFLLGYLKEILPRRPDLKLIVTSATIDADRFARHFGTDERPAPVIEVSGRLYPVEMRYRPVAEDRPAVKNAEGTGGRDRVKTAREAERDLMDAIVDAVDELCREGPGDVLVFLPGEREIREAAEALRKHHPPHTEILPLFARLSAADQDKVFKASNARRIVLATNVAETSLTVPGIRYVVDTGLARVKRYSYRNKVEQLQVESISQAAANQRAGRCGRVADGICIRLYEESDYQARARFTDPEILRSSLASVILRMKSLHLTAIESFPFLEPPPGRAIADGYQLLNELGAVDDDNALTPLGRELARLPLDPRVGRMILAARDQQSLREVLIIASALSVQDPRDRPIEAQEQADQAHRRFADERSEFLQWLKIWAWFEEAVAHKKSNRQLVDACRQNFLSHLRLREWRDVHSQLLTVVREHGWRLNEAEATYEQVHLALLTGLLGNLGLKADDDPHYLGARGIKFYLWPGSVLAKKAGRWVMAAELVETSRLYARCLAKIEPEWVEKIGAHLLKKSLSEPHWEKRPAQVSAFERATLYGLPIYHRRRVAFGKQDPARARELFIRGALVEGEFDTKLPFFAHNRKLLADIEQLEHKSRRQDVLVDDELIYAYYDQAIPAGIHTGAAFERWYRDEVKKGGQPEDKQRLLYLSRDDLMRHEAAGVTTELFPKRATMAGVEMALTYHFEPGTPRDGVTLAVPLYALNQVDARRCEWLVPGMLKEKVQLLLKSLPQKLRRHCVPLPEYAAGFVERMGRERFGAGGLVEALIADVRGETQVAMKTADFKLETLPAHLFMNFKVIDEHGRQLAMGRNLAQLRQELGAQAQQQFQKIAAASTIAAGGEGDAGQPVGQAPAAAGPAGAPGRGPKPAKGAAPQTSAPAEAGATALYENLTTWNFGKLPELLEIRRRGQTLYGYPALVDRGTHCDVEVFDSPEEAARIHRAGLRRLFALQLKEPIKFLEKNLPGLREMAMQYMSLGTQDELRDQLIDTALDRACLQDPLPDDDASFHARRDEGRSRLNLLAQEIARLVGQVLAEYAGLVKKLAQAKPFAQAHADLQQQLAALVGKRFVIDTPYAQLAHFPRYLKGIALRIDKLKADPARDAKQSADLLPLAQQYQRAVSQRGGVADPRLAEFRWLLEELRISLFAQELRTPMPVSVKRLHKVWESMQR
- a CDS encoding beta-propeller fold lactonase family protein, whose protein sequence is MRTFLSLGRTLALAAAVLAPAAHANNVIILNSAEATLSLIDQQTRQVVGTMPTGKEPHHLMATPDNSSLIVANSVSNSLMFLDPKTGKLQRTVEGIDDPYQLGFSPDRKWFAAAGLRLDRVDIYGYDGRDLKLVKRVPLEVMPSHLAFTKDSKTLLVSLQVSGEIAAIDLPTQTVKWKMKVGKVPAGLWLTPDDKYLLVGMTGADYVAVVDWRNQKVVKQIYTGKGAHNFRSLADGTHVAVTNRVANTISIIDENTLTNVGDITGLLPGPDDMELSADKKTLWVTFRFAKKVGIIDLASRKLVQTIAVGRSPHGIYFYDRAPWRAANGA
- a CDS encoding sterol desaturase family protein, yielding MLHLIDAFVSDIQTWLYVDVVQPLLFKFNLMDYDEDTYDALYWVIVGALQMVLMFVLLRPLEALRPVERWTNRRAVRVDVIYTAIAKLGIYSLFFFFALQPLFDNFQAWLRLHGVANVNLDYLWPGVTSKPIVAFAIYLVVLDFAGYWYHRWQHKFGVWWELHAVHHSQRQMSLWCDDRNHVLDDVIQSCFFAAIALVIGVTPSQFVVLTAFTNFMQSIQHTNARLSFGWLGERLFVSPIFHRRHHAVGYGHEGTKYGCNFGVLFPWWDMMFGTASWNRTVEPTGIRDQVEGVSYGEGFWAQHGLAFVRIFRRLFPAKRGAASA